Proteins encoded in a region of the Streptococcus sanguinis genome:
- the hutI gene encoding imidazolonepropionase gives MTADLLLTHFNQVFCPKDLGHPLFGEEMKEAQVLEDGYIAVKDGKILAVGSGEPDASLIGPDTKIQSYEGKIATPGLIDCHTHLVYGGSREHEFAKKLAGVPYLEILAQGGGILSTVRATREASFDTLYDKSKRLLDYMLLHGVTTVEAKSGYGLDWETEKRQLDVVGALDRDHDIDLVSTFMAAHAVPPEYKGRSQEYLELIVEEMLPRVKAENLAEFCDIFCEKGVFTADESRYLLSKAKEMGFKLRIHADEIESIGGVDVAAELGATSAEHLMVATDEGIRKMAQAKVIGNLLPATTFSLMEDTYAPARKMLEAGMAITLTTDSNPGSCPTANLQFVMQLGCFMMRLTPIEVLNAVTINAAYSVNRQDKIGSFDTGKQADITILDAKNIDYPLYFFATNLTHQVYKAGKLVVDQGRIV, from the coding sequence ATGACTGCTGATTTACTATTAACTCACTTTAATCAAGTCTTCTGTCCCAAGGACCTCGGCCATCCCCTTTTTGGCGAGGAGATGAAGGAAGCTCAGGTCTTGGAGGACGGCTACATTGCAGTCAAAGACGGCAAAATCCTAGCAGTTGGCAGCGGAGAGCCGGATGCCAGTCTGATTGGACCAGATACTAAGATTCAGTCTTATGAAGGCAAGATTGCCACACCTGGCTTGATCGACTGTCACACTCACTTGGTCTACGGCGGCAGCCGGGAGCATGAATTTGCTAAGAAATTAGCCGGGGTCCCTTATCTGGAAATTCTTGCCCAAGGCGGCGGTATTCTCAGTACGGTCCGGGCGACGCGAGAAGCTTCTTTTGATACTCTCTATGATAAGTCTAAGAGACTGCTGGACTATATGCTGCTACATGGGGTGACGACTGTTGAGGCCAAGAGTGGCTATGGTTTGGACTGGGAAACAGAGAAGCGCCAGCTGGATGTCGTTGGGGCTTTAGACCGTGACCACGATATTGATTTGGTTTCGACCTTTATGGCTGCCCACGCCGTTCCACCAGAATACAAGGGACGCTCTCAGGAATATCTGGAGCTCATCGTCGAGGAAATGCTACCTCGGGTAAAGGCAGAAAATCTAGCTGAGTTCTGTGATATTTTCTGTGAAAAAGGCGTCTTTACAGCTGACGAGTCACGCTACTTGCTTTCTAAGGCTAAGGAAATGGGCTTCAAGCTCCGCATCCATGCTGATGAAATCGAGTCTATCGGTGGAGTAGATGTAGCAGCTGAACTGGGAGCAACTAGTGCAGAGCACTTGATGGTAGCAACTGATGAGGGCATTCGCAAGATGGCACAAGCCAAGGTTATCGGGAATCTCCTACCAGCAACTACCTTCAGTCTGATGGAAGATACCTATGCACCAGCCCGCAAGATGCTGGAAGCTGGTATGGCTATCACTCTGACTACCGACAGCAATCCAGGCTCCTGTCCAACTGCTAACCTGCAGTTCGTTATGCAGCTGGGCTGCTTTATGATGCGTCTGACACCGATCGAAGTCCTTAACGCGGTGACCATCAATGCGGCCTACTCAGTTAACCGCCAAGATAAGATTGGCAGCTTTGACACTGGCAAGCAGGCTGACATTACCATCCTAGACGCTAAGAATATCGACTATCCACTTTATTTCTTTGCGACCAACCTGACCCATCAGGTTTACAAGGCTGGAAAACTGGTCGTAGATCAAGGAAGAATTGTCTAG
- the rpsR gene encoding 30S ribosomal protein S18, which yields MAQQRRGGFKRRKKVDYIAANKIEYVDYKDTELLSRFVSERGKILPRRVTGTSAKNQRKVTTAIKRARVMALMPFVNED from the coding sequence ATGGCTCAACAACGTCGTGGCGGATTCAAACGCCGTAAAAAAGTTGATTACATCGCAGCGAACAAAATTGAATATGTTGATTACAAAGATACTGAGCTTCTTAGCCGTTTCGTTTCAGAACGTGGGAAAATCCTTCCTCGTCGCGTAACAGGAACTTCAGCTAAAAACCAACGTAAAGTAACAACAGCTATCAAACGCGCTCGCGTAATGGCTTTGATGCCTTTCGTAAATGAAGACTAA
- the rpsF gene encoding 30S ribosomal protein S6, with translation MAKYEILYIIRPNIEEEAKNALVARFDSILTDNGATVVESKDWEKRRLAYEIQDFREGLYHIVNVEANDDAALKEFDRLSKINADILRHMIVKLDA, from the coding sequence ATGGCTAAATACGAAATTCTTTATATTATTCGTCCAAACATTGAAGAAGAAGCTAAAAACGCTTTGGTAGCACGCTTTGACTCTATCTTGACTGACAATGGTGCAACTGTTGTTGAATCAAAAGACTGGGAAAAACGTCGTCTTGCATACGAAATCCAAGATTTCCGTGAAGGACTTTACCACATCGTTAACGTTGAAGCAAACGACGATGCAGCTCTTAAAGAGTTTGACCGTCTTTCAAAAATCAACGCTGACATTCTTCGTCACATGATCGTCAAACTTGACGCTTAA
- a CDS encoding single-stranded DNA-binding protein has product MINNVVLVGRMTRDAELRYTPQNQAVATFTLAVNRNFKNQSGEREADFINVVIWRQQAENLANWAKKGALIGITGRIQTRNYENQQGQRVYVTEVVADNFQLLESRSNREGQSSGGYGGNSFGGSSAPSYGSADSSNQVPNFSRDESPFGNSNPMDISDDDLPF; this is encoded by the coding sequence ATGATTAATAACGTTGTACTGGTGGGTCGCATGACCCGTGATGCCGAGCTTCGCTATACTCCGCAGAACCAAGCGGTCGCAACATTTACTCTAGCTGTCAATCGCAACTTTAAAAATCAAAGTGGCGAGCGAGAAGCAGATTTTATCAATGTTGTCATCTGGCGCCAGCAGGCAGAAAATCTTGCAAACTGGGCTAAAAAAGGAGCCCTGATCGGAATTACAGGCCGTATTCAAACGCGTAACTACGAGAATCAGCAAGGCCAGCGTGTCTATGTCACAGAAGTTGTTGCGGACAATTTCCAACTCCTGGAAAGCCGCTCTAACCGTGAAGGTCAGTCATCTGGCGGATACGGTGGGAACAGCTTCGGCGGCAGCTCTGCTCCAAGTTATGGCAGTGCAGACTCGTCTAACCAAGTACCGAACTTTTCTCGTGATGAGAGCCCATTTGGCAATTCTAACCCGATGGATATCTCAGACGACGATCTACCTTTCTAA